From Azospirillum sp. TSA2s, a single genomic window includes:
- a CDS encoding plasmid pRiA4b ORF-3 family protein, with product MYEPPTIVQLKITILGIDPPIWRRLLVPRKTTLAELHHIIQAAFGWLDYHLHQFEIGGLRFGDPDLLNADAFDDDSLALPEDDVRLFDFLPNPPPFLYLYDFGDDWHHRIEAETVLLPEADRKYPACVDGARSRPPEDVGGVHGYADFLEVFHDPSHSEHADMKRWAGRAFHPEKFDLIKTDRAVRAAVRSAKRRAALLRYD from the coding sequence ATGTACGAGCCTCCGACCATCGTTCAGCTGAAGATCACGATCCTGGGCATCGATCCGCCGATCTGGCGGCGCCTGCTGGTGCCGCGCAAGACAACGTTGGCCGAGTTGCACCACATCATCCAGGCCGCCTTCGGCTGGCTCGACTATCACCTGCATCAGTTCGAGATCGGCGGCCTGCGCTTCGGCGACCCCGACCTGCTCAACGCCGATGCCTTCGATGACGACAGTCTGGCTTTGCCGGAGGACGACGTTCGGCTGTTCGACTTCCTGCCCAACCCGCCGCCGTTCCTCTATCTCTACGACTTCGGCGACGATTGGCATCATCGGATCGAGGCCGAAACGGTGCTGCTGCCCGAGGCCGATCGCAAGTACCCCGCCTGCGTCGACGGCGCACGCTCCCGGCCGCCGGAGGACGTCGGCGGCGTCCATGGCTACGCCGACTTCCTTGAGGTCTTTCACGACCCAAGCCACTCAGAGCATGCCGATATGAAGCGATGGGCAGGACGTGCCTTTCACCCGGAGAAGTTCGACCTCATCAAGACCGATCGGGCTGTTCGAGCTGCCGTTCGATCCGCAAAACGTCGAGCGGCACTCTTGCGCTACGACTGA
- a CDS encoding phage antirepressor KilAC domain-containing protein yields MSDLINVTKIDDEPYVLDTDLAEALGMARLRDIRANVIEPNRAELEGFGSLRSVDANPGRLGGRPGKAFYLNEEQALLVAVFSRTERAKEVRAALVRVFAAYRRGDLGPASVVPQLPNFANPAEAARAWAAEYEQRQITEQRLAEAVPKVEFYNNYADASGLTNTRTLAKTIGRKERELVSELLAHHVLHRSKGGSVCNDNFDVRRTSITLSCRNWIGQS; encoded by the coding sequence ATGAGTGACCTGATTAACGTAACAAAGATTGATGACGAACCGTACGTGCTGGATACCGACTTAGCGGAAGCATTGGGGATGGCCCGCCTCCGCGACATTCGCGCCAATGTAATTGAGCCGAACCGGGCGGAACTGGAAGGCTTCGGCAGTTTGCGTTCGGTGGACGCGAACCCCGGCCGCCTTGGTGGACGCCCTGGCAAGGCCTTTTACCTGAATGAAGAACAAGCCCTGTTGGTAGCGGTATTCTCCCGTACGGAGAGGGCAAAAGAGGTTCGGGCTGCGTTGGTGCGGGTGTTTGCAGCATACCGCCGTGGTGATCTGGGGCCGGCTTCAGTGGTCCCCCAGCTTCCCAACTTCGCCAATCCGGCGGAAGCGGCTCGGGCTTGGGCTGCGGAGTACGAACAGCGGCAGATTACGGAGCAACGCCTTGCTGAAGCCGTTCCCAAGGTAGAGTTCTACAACAACTATGCCGATGCCTCTGGCCTAACCAACACACGGACCCTTGCGAAAACCATCGGTCGCAAGGAACGTGAGCTTGTCAGTGAGCTTCTTGCCCACCACGTACTCCACCGCTCGAAGGGGGGAAGCGTGTGCAACGACAATTTCGATGTCCGGCGGACGTCAATTACCTTGTCCTGCCGAAATTGGATCGGTCAGTCGTAG